cgtCTTCAAGGGGCAAAACATGTGAGTGTGTCAAAGGGTCAGAGTTCGTGGCAGTATGATGTCATGTCCATGTTTTTGGCTGGTAGAAGGACGCTGTTCATTAACGATCTGACTCAATCCTCCTAAACCTAACTTCTGATTCACATTATAAGTTTACTGTTATTCTCGTTCCGCAAAATATCAACTTCGCAAATTGCACTCAATTTGCTTGaccttttctcattttttttccttttctcagGTCTAGATATAGCACCTTTATGATTACCTCATATATCCAGTGGTTCAAAGATCTTTCAAATCCTAGTTCTGAAATTATCTAactaaattaacttttattataagAATAAATATGTCAGCTCGCATATCAAACATGCTTTTATCTGACTGGGACAAACTAAAGGCTATGAGCTTATTTTAAGAAAGACTTTAGGATTTTAATCTGTCCTCCCCAGCCTCTATCTCATCAGTTGTTTCCATTAGTTTATCTAGTTCAGTTACGACTTCTATTCCAAGTAACACTCATTTGTTCCAGTTGAATGGTGATGGAATGGAGTTTAAATGGTTAAACTGTGACTTTGTTATTCTGTTGATGCAAAGATTTGACCTGTTTTCATCTGCGCTGCTGTGCTGCATCTTCTCACCAGCAGAGGGAGACACAGCCCAGCTGATCATTAGAGAAGTTGCTCTTACTCTGAGGAGAGAGAATGATATGAGGCGAGATGAGAGACTGAAGTGTTCACATGTACATCTGAGTGATGATAGAGACATACCCATCATGCTAAAGAATCACATCTGCTCAGTGAGAGACTGGAAACATCAGCAGGCCATGAAGACTTTACTCTTCGTCTtcactataaaaacatgataCAGAACAGTGTGAAAcaaaataatgtacaaattCTACGTGATATGAGCAAACCTATGCTGCAGTGACAGAAACACGCTGAGCAGAGGAAGCAGAAAGCATGTTTCCAAGGGAACGGAGCTCATCGTCATGACGGATCTCCCACGAGATCCTACGAGCTAAACATGAGAAGCAGAACACAGCAGCATACagcagagaggagaggagagagagagagagagagagagagagagagagagagagagagagagagagagagagagagagagagagagagagagagagagagagagagagagagagagagagagagagagagagagagaggagagagagagagagagagagagagagagagagagagagagagagagagagagagagagagagagagagagagagagagagagaggagagagagagagagagagagagagagagagagagagagagagagagagagagagagagagagagagagagagagagagagagagagagagagagagagagagagagagaggagagagagagagagagagagagagagagagagagagagagagagagagagagagagagagagagagagagagagagagagagagagagagagagagagagagagagagagagagagagagagagagagagagagagagagagagagagagagagagagagagagagagagagagagagagagagagagagagagagagagagagagagagagagagagagagagagagagagagagagagagagagagagagagagagagagagagagagagagaggagaggagagagagaggagaggagaggagagagagagagagagagagagagagagagagagagagagagagagagagagagagagagagagagagagagagagagagagagagagagagagagagagagagagagagagagagagagagagagagagagagagagagagagagagagagagagagagagagagagagagagagagagagagagagagagagagagagagagagagagagagagagagagagagagagagagagagagagagagagagagagagagagagagagagagagagagagagagagagagagagagagagagagagagagagagagagagagagagagagagagagagagagagagagagagagagagagagagagagagagagagagagagagagagagagagagagagagagagagagagagagagagagagagagagagagagagagagagagagagagagagagagagagagagagagagagagagagagagagagagagagagagagagagagagagagagaggggagagagagagagagagagagagagagagagagagagagagagagagagagagagagagagagagagagagagagagagagagagagagagagagaggagagagaggagaggagagagagagaggacacaaaacaacacaacaggataaatataaaaacagaaaacaggacagaataaaatagaatagaatagaatagaatagaacacaAAATGCGCTCTGCAGTAACCAAACCTCTCCTCAGCaaagaaatgattttttaatacaaataaaaatactacatcacatcatatattttaattatataaatgaagtACATCCAACACtgacatttactttatttcacaTTACAGCATTACAGCATGAAAATAGTGCCACAACTCTAAAAATATATCTGTGGTCAACAAACACAAGGCACCTGAATCAGAAATCATTACATTCTGTAATCAGTCTGATTCTGTTCTCACACCCACAGGAAACACATCATAATGAAacaactaaacacacacacacacacacacacacacacacacatatatatatataatgacatttaaatgtgagCCATATACTGTTTGAATGTATGTTGAACAATGTATGACCCCTGACCCCATCCACCAGGATTATATGCTGCacttaaaatttattaaaaattaaacaacagcAATATTAACAAAAGAAGAATGATAACTTGACTGATGAACTCTAATGGTTTTACAGATGTGtgaaaataattcaaaagcAACTAAACTTAACTGgaaatcatttcttttaaaatttctaTAGAAATACCTGTGCGACAATAACCCTTCATAGACCTTGCTTCTCAAAATAATTTAAGCACTTTCAAACATAGCCACTATAACTGTTTTCCTTTATGAATAACAAATACAGAAGACTCTCtgcacagtgcacacacacacacacacacacacacacacacacacacacacacatatatatatatatatatatatatatatatatatatatatatatatagtagtggCATCCAGAAGAGATGTAGTGCTTCCATTAATATAGACATGTGTTCCTTGGAACTAAACAAAGCTGCTGTGCATGCTGGGCAATTGGAGAAAAAGCTGAAAGAAAACACAGGTGAAGAAGTTGATTCATCGTGAGTCCCATCCCTGCCTGTATAAACACACATCATTACTTTAACTACCTATCCGATGCGTTGAATCAGGTGTTAGATCCATGACCCAAACATTAGTTCCTGTCTAATGCAGAGACACATTTAGACTGTGATCGCTGGGTGAACTGCGGCTCATGTTGGACAGACTGGCCATCAGTGTTTTGACTTTATGAGCATAATAATTCCTCAGATTCACAGACGGAGCCTCCTTCATTCCCCCATCGAAGTTGCAGCTCTGCATGACGATCTCCAGCTGTTTCTGTCTCttataaaacagagaaaatttGTTAAATATCAAAGTGATTGGAAGTACCACGACCAGTATTCCCGCCAGGATGCAGGCAGAGGCGGTCAGTTTTCCCGCGACAGAGCCTGGAACCACGTCGCCGTATCCCACCGTGGTCATGCTGACCGTGGCCCACCACCAGCCGGCTGGGATGGTGCTCAATCCCTCGTTGTCCTCCTTCTCCACAGTGTAGGCCATGACTGAGAAGAAGGACACACCAACGGCCAGATAGAGCAGCAGCAGGCCGATCTCCTTGTAGCTGTTCTTGAGCGTGGCTCCGAGCGAGCGGAGACCTGTTGAGTGACGTGCCAGTTTCAGGATACGGAAGACCCTCATCAACCTCAGCACCTGAGCCACTCGGCCCAGATTGGCCAGCGCCGGGCCACTCTCTGCCACCAGGTGCATCAGCAGGGTCAGGTAAAAGGGCAGGATGGACACCAGGTCGATCAGGTTCAATGGGTGCTCAAAGAAATGCAGAAGGTCCGGAGCAACGGCGAACCTAGCCAGCAGCTCGAGAGTGAACCAACCGATGCCGAAGTGCTCCACGGCCTCGAAGCGAGGGTCCTCATGGGGCTTTCCGTCAGCGTCCAGCAGCGTAAACTCACTCATGCTGTTCATGCACATGGAGGCAATGGAGCTCAGCACCACCAAAATGGAGAAGATGCTGATGAGCCGGCTAGGGATGGAGTAGCCAGGATTGTCCAGCATCAGCCAGATCCTCCGCCGGACACTTCCCAGCAGCTGCTTGTCAAATTTGCCAGCGTCGCTGTAGAACTCCAGGATCTCGTGGAAGGAGGAGGTGGTGCTGGCCTCCTCGCTCCTGTCCTCTGAGTCGCTCTCCTCGGGCTCTGTCCGGCGGCAGTGATAGGAGCTGCTGCAGCACGAGTCCAGGAACAGCTCGTCAATGCCCCAGTATTCGATCTCCTGACTGAAGGAGAAGATGCAGAGCTCATCCATGACGTGAAGCCTCCCTGTGTTGTAGAAGTGTAAGACGTATGGGAAGAGCGCCGGGTTGCGGTCGAAGTAGAACTCGTTCTCTGAGTCGTCATAGTCATCGCAGAGCTCCAGGACAGACTCTTTAGATTGGCACCGGAGCAGCCGGGCGAGCCTGGTCTCGGGGAACCGAGAGAGCCGCTGGGAGAGCAGTCTCCGCCGGAAGCCTCCCACGTTGATGCGAATAGCACCTTCCTCCAGAGCCCAAGTCATGACTGACCAATCGATCGATCAGCAAAAGAACACAATCACTGTGAGCAGAGATCtggagacaaacacacacatgagaAAGAGCTCTCCCTCATCAATAGAAGCTTTGACTGAGCGGCGCTTCATCTCTCATTCCGCACGAATCACGAACAGAATCCTCCCGGTAAAACCGAGCGCGGCGATTCCGCTCCGAGCCCGTTTTAAATTCACACGCCGTTTCTACGGACGTGATATATAGGCGAAGCGATTTATATCGTTATGAACTCACGGCGATATTCCAGAGCACTCCACACGCGCACAGCTGAAGCGCGCGCACGACAGTGACGACACTGAATGATATCATCAgacaaaacagctgaaaatgttaaaatgctgaTGACTGAAACGAAGCTCTGAAAAATATCCTACAGTGTCTTGAAAATCAGCGAAGACGCGATGGACGCGTTTACAGACAAATAAGTGCAGTCTCGATCGGAAGCGcgcttcactgtaaatatataatatcgtATATATATCATAACTAGGCTGAAGCGTCTCAGGAGGCTTTTTGGACATTGTGGttttcaatacaaaaaataGGCTAAACAGAAgtatttgatcatttaataaatgtaaagaactACAGTCGAGATTATCAGATTGTTGAGAAGAGCCCATaatatactactaataaaaataatatggttttcttttctatgtgttttaaataatgaaaagccATTGGAATTGTTATGTTGgccattttatttgttaatgtttcaaAGGCCACTTGTGTTACTGTAAACTTTAcaatcaaacatttaaacactcATTCTCAGTGTTAGCGTACAAGAATGTGCTGTAATGTAAGATAATAGATCTACTGTCCATCCAGCACAGACTGACCCCGCCtgcagctcacacacactcacagaacACTATTGTCCTGCCCTGCACAAAGAGTCCTgtaagcgcacacacacacacacacacacacaagtcccAGCACTGAGAGGCCATTCCTGTACTGGAGACGGCGTATGTATTTCTGctaataattgttttgttaaCGATATCactgttaatattaattataagtGTGGACTGTGCCTTTTATTGATTATTGGTCTTGTTATTTCATGACATGTTGAGGGGTTGATTATTGTGAAGTTCTGTCTGTACTTGATATCAGGTAGTGTCCTgagcctttttaaaatgtaagatttgTAAGATTAATGGGGTTTGACATGAAGAATGTTAGTGCTGTCCGATATAAATTAGAACCTTTACCTGAATATGTATTATCTGCCTTTAGATCAGCAAATAggaaataaagataataaaggtttttctttctgtcacactgaaagtacaaaaaaatgtacatttgtgaAACGTAAAGGTTTTGATTCAGATAATGGTTGAGCTCATTCTGATCTGTGTGAATGTACACAGACGGTGGTAGACCTCTGAACAGCAGCTGAACGTCAGAGAGATCATCGTGACCATAGCTCTTCTGAATATGTGTCTGTTGCTCTTTTCAATTGCCAGTGgtgcagtgtgtttgtgaatgtggtTATCCACTCGCTTTACATGCCTTGTGGGAACGACAGGTGAAGATCCAGGATGGAGGtacaaaaatagcaatgcaGGAAACCTCTAATCTGAGACTAAACACAAACTACAGCCACTGCAACCTCTAATCTGAAACTAAACTTGAACTATAGCAACTACGACATCTAAAATGAGAATAAACTCAATCTACAGCGCTTGCAATCTCTAACCCTAAAACTAAACTTAAACTACAGCCATTACCATTTtctctaaaaaggaatacagttgtgaggatactaccttttctagtatctttgacagaaaagggagattagagattggtctgtaatttactaagtctttgggatcaagatgtggtttcttaataagaggcttaactacagccagtttgaaggttttgggaacatatcctaatgacaatgatgaattaataatgttcaaaataggatctatgacttctggaagcaaatcttttaatagtttagatggaatagggtctaacatacatgttgctggtttagatgatttaacaagtttgtacaagtcttcttctcctataatggagagagagtgtaatttttccttaggggatctaaagctcactatctgatagCTGCATacttacaattttacaatttcaatGGCAGTAAAGTAGTTCATAAAGTCATTATGCTGTACTTTTGGGGAATATCAGCACCTGTTGACActtatttagttaatttagtcgCTGTACTGATGAAATACTGGggattatgtttgttttcttctaaaagagatgaaaaatattCAGATCTAGcattttcttaatgtttttttgtaagataGTGTACTTTCCCGTCAAGCTAAACGAAATACCTTTAGTTTTCTTTTCCTCCATCTGCGCTCCATTTCCCGGGCTGCTCTCTTCTGTtatctttcatctttcttaagcgtaaatgagcaactgtatctaaaatGCTAGAAAAGAGAGAGTACATAGTTtgtgttatatcatcaagtttttctgCAATGTTGGATATTCTGAGGAATTGAGATAAATCAAGAAGATTCCTTATAAAGCagtcttttgtggtggaagtgatggttctacctgACCTGTAACAAGGTACAGAGTTTATGATTGTAGCTATGtggagttcacacaagactagctAATGATCTGAAAAATCACCACTTTACTGCAGGATTTCAACACCATTAACATCAATTCTATGTGACAGTATTAAATCTTGACATGTGTTTAACCCCAGTAGAGTTCAGAATGTCCAAAAAAGCCAAAAAGTGTCCCCACTTCTCTAAACTGAGAATTCAGAGAAATTGAGCCCTGTGTACAGATCTGGCTCCTCACGGATACGGGTCCCTGTTGTCCCTCAGCTGATGTTTTGTGTTCATAGGTTTATATTGTGGGGATCTGCATCGCAGTATGTGGAAACTTTCTCATCAGCATCTCCTTAAATATCCAGGTGAAGCTCTTTCTGCAGACGATCATCACACATCGTGTTTCAGGGTTCTCTCTTCTAAACTGTGGGAGTATTGCTGGTATTTGTGCAGAAATACACACATGTGCGGCAGTCTCAGCGAGGGACGAAGCCGTACTACACCAGCCGTCTGTGGTGGTGCGGGATCCTACTCATGGGTTTGGGGGAGCTGGGGAACTTTGCTGCGTATGGCTTCGCTCCGGCGTCGCTCATCGCTCCGCTCGGCTGTGTGTCCGTCATCGGTAAGACCTTCCCTCCGTCCATCACAGGTTGAAGGCTGCCGTTCTCTGTTTCAAGCGTTCATGTTCAGAAGCATGTAAAGTTGGCTCCGTTTGTCTCTCTTTCAGCGAGTGCAGTCATTTCTGTGGTGTTTCTGAAGGAAACATTACGTGCTTCAGACATCCTTGGTGAGATTGGAGTCCTTCTTGCGTCTCTTAATGAAGttcttgtaaatattttccTAATCTTCTCTTGTACAGAAAATAATTGAActcaaattatattatatatatttagtcttTTATAAATACGTTTTCCATTGACTTATagtttgttaggacaggactatttgaaaatctggaatctgagggtgcaaaaaagtttaaatattgagaaaattgcttttaaattgtccaaatgaagttttgtaatttataaaatatcttaattgaaCATGTtcctaatatcctaatgatataaaaaaaaagaaaaatggatcattttgacccataaaatgtattgttgtctgtgctgcttattactgcttttgtgctccatgTAGCTAATCATTCCTCCAGAAATCAGGAGATGATTATTCGTTGAATTCATATTTGTTGTCGACTAAAGCTCATTGGGTCCAGACTGAATCATTTCAGTGATCTGCTGAAGAGCGTCCTAATTTGAATCAGCAGGAAATGAGACACCAGCCATCCACAAAACACAACTCTGATCATCATGAGACGTGAACACATTTCAATCATCTCTCCTCAGAGTTTTTGTAATGAAGATGTTTCTTTGGCAGGCGGGGCTTTGGCACTGACCGGAACCTACTTTCTGGTGACATTCGCCCCTCATTCATCTCCTCATGTCACGGCCAACATGGTGGAGCGTTCTCTGGTCAGCTGGACCTTCCTGATTTACTTTGTAAGTCTGTTTAATCCTGACCAAGTTACAGGTGACACCTAAAGATCCACAAACATACAGTGAAATAAAGACCACGACCAGCCTGAACGTAaagtaattacatataaattatatggtTCTTCAGAACAAATCTTttatctgtctgtgtctctgcagATGTTTGAAATGATTCTGTTCGCGATCCTGATGTATTTGTATAAGTGCAGGAACATAAAACACATCGTAATCATGATGATCTTAGTGGCGTTACTCGGTAAGAACAGATCATAACGATTCCTAACCATCATGATGAACAGATCAGTAAAAGTGTGTTTGCTGCAGCGTCGGTGACGGTGATCTCG
The genomic region above belongs to Puntigrus tetrazona isolate hp1 chromosome 14, ASM1883169v1, whole genome shotgun sequence and contains:
- the LOC122357950 gene encoding potassium voltage-gated channel subfamily S member 2-like; this encodes MTWALEEGAIRINVGGFRRRLLSQRLSRFPETRLARLLRCQSKESVLELCDDYDDSENEFYFDRNPALFPYVLHFYNTGRLHVMDELCIFSFSQEIEYWGIDELFLDSCCSSSYHCRRTEPEESDSEDRSEEASTTSSFHEILEFYSDAGKFDKQLLGSVRRRIWLMLDNPGYSIPSRLISIFSILVVLSSIASMCMNSMSEFTLLDADGKPHEDPRFEAVEHFGIGWFTLELLARFAVAPDLLHFFEHPLNLIDLVSILPFYLTLLMHLVAESGPALANLGRVAQVLRLMRVFRILKLARHSTGLRSLGATLKNSYKEIGLLLLYLAVGVSFFSVMAYTVEKEDNEGLSTIPAGWWWATVSMTTVGYGDVVPGSVAGKLTASACILAGILVVVLPITLIFNKFSLFYKRQKQLEIVMQSCNFDGGMKEAPSVNLRNYYAHKVKTLMASLSNMSRSSPSDHSLNVSLH
- the LOC122357952 gene encoding NIPA-like protein 2 encodes the protein MEVYIVGICIAVCGNFLISISLNIQKYTHVRQSQRGTKPYYTSRLWWCGILLMGLGELGNFAAYGFAPASLIAPLGCVSVIASAVISVVFLKETLRASDILGGALALTGTYFLVTFAPHSSPHVTANMVERSLVSWTFLIYFMFEMILFAILMYLYKCRNIKHIVIMMILVALLASVTVISVKAVSGMITETIRGSHLQLTYPIFYIMFIIMVTSCVFQIKFLNQAMKMFDATEIVPINYVFFTASAVVAGILFYEEFYGLSLIHVIMFVIGCLLAFTGVFLIARARPRIKMDRVFISMGQIPGKSCTDKVQPQSDDSKYGTLASKLTCNSGIQDEP